A genomic region of Candidatus Paracaedimonas acanthamoebae contains the following coding sequences:
- a CDS encoding DUF378 domain-containing protein, giving the protein MINAPHTTVRTFSYYSRLFANILVIIGAINWGLVGTIKFDLVAFLFGEVSAVSRVVYALVGLSGLYLLPTLAQRSINN; this is encoded by the coding sequence ATGATAAATGCACCACACACAACAGTAAGGACTTTTTCTTATTATTCGCGCTTATTTGCTAACATCTTAGTAATTATTGGCGCTATTAACTGGGGCTTAGTTGGAACCATTAAGTTTGATCTTGTTGCTTTTCTTTTTGGAGAGGTGTCAGCAGTCAGCCGCGTTGTATATGCGCTTGTAGGTCTTTCTGGCCTTTACCTATTACCAACTTTAGCACAACGTAGTATAAATAATTGA